One Bacillota bacterium DNA segment encodes these proteins:
- a CDS encoding polysaccharide biosynthesis C-terminal domain-containing protein: MTKKKRFITNSIIFTISNFSSKILIFFLLPVYTRYLTPSELGEGDILILVLGLISPILTLAVTEGVLRFSMSKNNNTNAVFTYGILVIFAGFFLLIILSPIFFLFEMFSKYIWLLILIFLFTSLNMYMNQFLRGVNKIKLIGVVGIISTLVFISSTLIFIVILNYGVFGYLLAFISMNFVSFLILAIFGKVHRYFSIKSLTKSEVHDVNKFNLPLIPSKISFNLINSSGRYVTIIILGASFTGILSAAFRIPAVLTAIYAIINQAMLLSTIDEFETEGKFGFFEKLYVHLDEILFLSAIFIGSTIKIYGSFFFYGEYFEAYKIVPFLLAATYFGSLHGSLTSFYTALKNTKYLAYTAVAGMIIAIILNILFIYMFGIVGIGLANVLVYFLMWLLLYTKADLKLKSVKNTEKMIFKCIILVLSILLVNVLDGLMYYVSCFLIIVITVVFVKNEIAFLFKSIISVIKDKIIKT, from the coding sequence ATGACTAAAAAAAAGCGTTTTATAACAAACAGCATAATTTTTACTATCAGTAACTTTTCATCTAAAATATTAATATTTTTTCTTTTACCTGTATACACAAGATATCTAACTCCATCAGAACTAGGAGAAGGAGATATCTTAATTTTGGTCTTAGGACTTATATCTCCAATATTAACTTTGGCAGTAACTGAAGGTGTGTTAAGATTTTCTATGAGTAAAAATAATAACACAAATGCAGTTTTTACATATGGAATACTAGTGATTTTTGCTGGATTTTTCTTGCTTATTATACTTTCTCCAATCTTCTTTCTATTTGAAATGTTTTCAAAATACATATGGTTACTTATTCTTATATTTCTTTTTACTTCATTGAATATGTATATGAATCAATTTTTAAGAGGTGTCAATAAAATAAAACTAATTGGAGTTGTTGGTATAATATCTACGCTAGTTTTTATATCAAGTACACTAATTTTTATAGTAATTTTGAACTATGGTGTTTTTGGTTATTTACTAGCATTTATTAGCATGAATTTTGTAAGTTTTCTTATTCTTGCTATTTTTGGCAAAGTACATAGATACTTCTCTATTAAAAGTTTAACAAAATCAGAAGTACATGATGTAAATAAATTTAATTTACCACTTATCCCTTCAAAAATTAGTTTTAATTTAATTAACTCAAGTGGAAGATATGTTACAATAATTATTTTAGGTGCTAGCTTTACTGGAATTTTGTCAGCCGCGTTTAGAATTCCAGCTGTGCTGACAGCAATCTACGCAATAATAAATCAAGCAATGTTATTGTCTACTATAGATGAATTTGAAACCGAAGGTAAATTTGGCTTTTTTGAAAAATTATATGTTCATTTAGATGAAATTTTATTCCTTTCTGCAATTTTCATAGGAAGCACTATAAAAATTTATGGATCATTTTTTTTCTATGGTGAGTATTTTGAAGCTTACAAAATTGTTCCTTTTCTTTTGGCTGCTACGTACTTTGGTTCTTTACATGGGAGCTTGACAAGTTTTTACACTGCTTTGAAGAATACTAAATATTTAGCTTATACTGCAGTTGCTGGAATGATAATTGCTATAATTTTAAATATTTTGTTTATCTATATGTTTGGAATTGTTGGAATAGGTTTAGCTAATGTGCTTGTGTATTTTCTAATGTGGTTATTATTATACACAAAAGCTGATTTAAAATTGAAAAGTGTTAAGAATACTGAAAAAATGATTTTTAAATGTATTATACTAGTATTAAGTATTTTGTTAGTTAATGTTTTAGATGGCTTAATGTATTACGTATCTTGTTTTTTAATTATAGTAATAACTGTTGTTTTTGTAAAAAATGAAATCGCGTTTTTATTCAAATCAATAATTAGTGTTATTAAAGACAAGATTATAAAAACTTAG
- a CDS encoding NAD-dependent epimerase/dehydratase family protein — protein MKILITGSKGFIGKNLVSELSRFDENTLYLYDLDSTIDELEKYTRDCDFVFHLAGVNRPKTQGQFSSGNIDFTSFLISKLTENKNFCPIMFSSSIQAELENPYGKSKKKAEELISLYGETTGSKVMIYRFPNVFGKWCKPNYNSVVATFSYNISHNLDITINDRSTMLDLVYIDDVIRELLNALHDDEFRHGKYCYAKPEYRCSLGELANKLVNFRENRNRMLIPSLPDDLTKKLYATYLSYISYNDLAIDLNMHIDHRGSFTEIFKSNGFGQISVNISHPGIIKGNHWHHTKNEKFLVVYGQGLIRIRDLNKEYIAEFFVNGENLRIIDIPPGATHNIENVGDTDLVTIIWASEEFNPEFPDTNYLEV, from the coding sequence ATGAAAATACTAATTACTGGGTCAAAAGGTTTTATTGGAAAGAATTTAGTTTCTGAGTTGAGTAGATTTGATGAAAACACACTTTATCTATATGATTTAGATTCTACAATCGATGAGCTAGAAAAATATACACGTGACTGTGATTTCGTTTTTCATTTAGCAGGTGTAAATAGGCCGAAAACTCAAGGACAATTTTCTTCAGGAAACATTGATTTTACATCTTTTTTAATTAGTAAATTGACTGAAAACAAAAATTTCTGTCCAATTATGTTCTCTTCATCCATACAAGCCGAACTGGAAAATCCATATGGGAAAAGCAAGAAGAAAGCTGAAGAACTTATTAGTTTATATGGGGAAACAACTGGTTCTAAAGTAATGATATATAGATTTCCTAACGTATTTGGTAAATGGTGTAAACCCAATTATAATAGTGTAGTTGCTACCTTCTCATATAACATCTCTCATAATTTAGATATAACTATTAATGATCGAAGTACAATGTTAGATTTAGTTTATATTGACGATGTTATTAGAGAGTTATTAAATGCTCTGCACGATGATGAGTTTAGACATGGAAAATATTGTTATGCGAAACCTGAGTATAGATGCTCATTAGGAGAATTAGCTAATAAACTTGTCAACTTTAGAGAAAATAGAAATCGTATGTTGATTCCGAGTTTACCTGATGATCTAACAAAAAAACTTTACGCGACTTACTTAAGTTATATTTCGTACAACGATTTAGCTATAGATTTGAACATGCATATTGACCATAGAGGATCCTTTACTGAAATTTTTAAGTCAAATGGTTTTGGTCAAATATCAGTTAATATTTCTCATCCTGGCATTATCAAAGGTAATCATTGGCATCACACAAAAAATGAAAAATTCTTAGTGGTTTACGGCCAAGGATTAATTCGAATTAGAGATTTGAATAAAGAGTATATTGCAGAATTTTTTGTAAATGGTGAAAATTTGAGAATAATTGATATCCCTCCTGGGGCAACGCATAATATTGAGAATGTTGGAGATACCGATTTAGTAACCATTATATGGGCAAGCGAAGAGTTTAATCCAGAGTTTCCTGATACAAACTATTTGGAGGTATAG
- a CDS encoding DUF115 domain-containing protein: MNLTKMMEIWDNLAYKIYNLISRTIYVFKYFSIHKYLKRNKILKDSHQGERCFIVLNGPSINNYDLSKLSQEYTICTNYFYQTEYYNKINPNYYCAVDSSFFNIKRNPEQELHVKNIINLNSQCKCFFNIGYMKNFELQENVYLTYSKHMPNNGYISNNLSKLSSNFISVSLYAMNLAIYLGFKNIYILGYDFEPGKLSHFYKENSLEQKIKNNLENSISKDEVCGRYWQYSVAQYQNYYMRKHAEKRKVEIYNLNLNSNVRSFKFAEFDDLFTS, translated from the coding sequence ATGAATTTGACAAAAATGATGGAAATATGGGATAATTTGGCATACAAAATTTATAATTTAATCTCTAGAACTATCTATGTGTTTAAGTATTTCAGTATTCATAAATATCTAAAACGTAATAAGATATTGAAAGATTCACACCAAGGTGAACGATGTTTTATTGTCTTAAATGGGCCATCTATTAATAACTATGACTTGTCAAAATTATCTCAAGAGTACACTATATGTACAAATTATTTCTATCAAACAGAATATTATAATAAAATCAACCCAAATTATTATTGCGCTGTGGATTCAAGTTTCTTCAATATTAAAAGAAACCCAGAGCAAGAGCTTCATGTTAAAAACATTATAAATTTAAATAGTCAATGCAAATGTTTCTTTAATATTGGATATATGAAAAACTTTGAATTACAAGAAAATGTATATCTTACATATTCAAAGCATATGCCAAATAACGGTTATATTTCTAATAACCTTAGCAAACTTAGTTCCAATTTTATAAGTGTTTCATTATATGCCATGAACTTGGCAATCTATTTAGGTTTTAAAAATATATATATTCTTGGATATGATTTTGAACCAGGTAAATTATCGCATTTTTATAAAGAAAATTCTCTGGAGCAAAAGATAAAAAATAACTTGGAAAACTCTATATCTAAAGACGAGGTATGTGGGCGATATTGGCAATATTCAGTAGCGCAATATCAAAATTACTATATGAGAAAACATGCTGAAAAGAGAAAAGTTGAAATATATAATTTGAATTTAAATAGTAATGTTCGTTCCTTTAAATTCGCAGAATTTGATGATTTATTTACATCATAG
- the rfbC gene encoding dTDP-4-dehydrorhamnose 3,5-epimerase — protein sequence MIQNFKFRESDLLGAFIIEPFVASDERGSFIKDFSESIFEMNGISHKLSEVFYTVSKKGVIRAIHFQNVKQQAKLVRCISGKIYDIIVDLRPSSPTFGEWRGFYLSGENSTELYIPEYFGHGYLVIEPAVVSYKCSERFYSEYDDGIKWNDKDINIEWPLDLINTKIIVSTKDEHLQSFQEYKEKNNKHYK from the coding sequence ATGATTCAAAACTTTAAATTTCGAGAAAGTGACCTTTTGGGCGCATTTATTATTGAACCATTTGTTGCAAGTGATGAGAGAGGATCCTTTATAAAGGATTTCTCAGAGTCAATATTTGAAATGAATGGTATTAGTCACAAACTTTCTGAAGTATTTTATACGGTTTCAAAAAAAGGTGTCATTAGGGCTATACATTTTCAAAATGTAAAACAACAAGCAAAATTAGTTCGTTGTATATCGGGGAAAATCTATGACATAATAGTTGATTTGAGACCGAGTTCACCGACATTTGGAGAGTGGAGAGGCTTTTATTTGAGTGGAGAAAATTCCACTGAATTGTACATTCCAGAATATTTTGGGCATGGTTACCTCGTTATTGAACCTGCAGTAGTTAGCTATAAATGTTCTGAGAGGTTTTATTCGGAATATGATGATGGAATCAAGTGGAATGATAAAGATATCAATATCGAATGGCCATTGGACCTGATTAACACTAAAATAATTGTTTCTACAAAAGATGAGCATCTGCAGAGTTTTCAAGAATATAAAGAAAAAAATAATAAGCATTACAAATAA
- the wecB gene encoding UDP-N-acetylglucosamine 2-epimerase (non-hydrolyzing) has product MKKLKVMTVVGTRPEIIRLSAVISKLNSTNAIDHVLVHTGQNYDFELNEVFFKDLNVKKPNYFLNAASGTAIETIGNILLKIDSILDTEKPDVFLVLGDTNSCLAAIAAKRKHIPIFHMEAGNRCFDSRVPEETNRKIVDHIADINLPYSSIARGYLISEGFPPDRIIKTGSPMYEVLSKHQENIEKSNILEQLKLEKGKYFVISTHREENIDTNNFIEFVDTLNSIAEIYKLPIILSAHPRTRKAIEQKSIKFNKMVRILKPLGFFDYIKLQKESKAVLSDSGTISEESSILKFKALNIRETHERPEAMEEAAVMMVGMKKDRILQALSILFEQSTDDFNYVQDYMVDNVSTKVVGIILSYTNYVNLHVWMNKN; this is encoded by the coding sequence ATGAAAAAACTTAAAGTTATGACAGTAGTTGGTACTCGTCCAGAAATAATAAGATTATCAGCAGTAATAAGTAAGTTAAATAGCACTAATGCTATAGACCATGTTTTAGTTCATACTGGACAAAATTATGATTTTGAACTTAATGAAGTATTTTTTAAAGATTTGAATGTAAAGAAACCAAATTATTTTCTTAACGCAGCTTCAGGTACAGCTATTGAAACAATAGGCAATATATTATTGAAAATTGATTCGATTCTAGATACAGAAAAACCTGATGTCTTCCTGGTTTTAGGAGATACTAATAGTTGTTTAGCAGCTATAGCAGCTAAGAGAAAACATATCCCAATTTTTCACATGGAGGCTGGAAACAGATGCTTTGACAGTCGTGTTCCAGAAGAAACAAACAGAAAAATTGTTGATCATATAGCAGATATTAATTTACCATATAGTAGTATAGCGAGGGGCTATCTAATTAGTGAGGGATTTCCTCCAGATCGTATAATTAAAACAGGAAGCCCTATGTATGAAGTGTTGTCAAAACATCAAGAAAATATAGAAAAATCAAATATACTAGAACAACTTAAGTTAGAAAAAGGTAAGTATTTTGTAATCTCAACTCATAGAGAAGAGAATATTGATACAAACAATTTTATTGAGTTTGTTGATACATTAAATTCTATAGCGGAAATTTATAAGTTGCCAATAATTTTATCTGCACACCCTAGAACTCGGAAAGCAATTGAACAGAAATCTATAAAGTTTAATAAAATGGTTAGAATATTAAAACCTTTAGGTTTCTTTGATTATATTAAGTTGCAAAAGGAATCAAAAGCAGTTTTAAGTGATTCAGGAACTATAAGTGAAGAGTCATCTATATTAAAGTTTAAAGCTTTAAATATAAGAGAAACTCATGAAAGACCAGAAGCTATGGAGGAAGCAGCTGTTATGATGGTTGGTATGAAAAAAGATAGAATTCTGCAAGCACTATCTATATTATTCGAGCAATCAACTGACGACTTTAATTATGTTCAAGATTATATGGTTGATAATGTATCTACGAAAGTTGTTGGGATTATTTTATCTTATACAAATTATGTCAATTTACATGTTTGGATGAATAAAAATTAA
- the rfbF gene encoding glucose-1-phosphate cytidylyltransferase: MKVVILAGGFGTRISEESHLMPKPMIEIGGNPILWHIMKYYSSFGFNDFIVCCGYKQYSIKKFFSDYFLHMSDLTFDFSSENKMTIHSNNTEPWKVTLIDTGLNTMTGGRVKRVKDYIGDETFMLTYGDGVSDVNISVLVEFHKKHGKLATLTAIQPGSRFGTIHISDEHSIESFKEKSIEDGGWINGGFMVLEPEIIDYIEDDNTVLERKPLETLAKEGNLKAFRHYGFWQCMDTLRDKELLEKMWLEGNAKWKVW; encoded by the coding sequence ATGAAAGTTGTAATATTAGCTGGTGGATTTGGAACCAGAATATCCGAGGAAAGTCATTTAATGCCAAAGCCAATGATTGAGATAGGTGGAAACCCAATACTTTGGCATATAATGAAATACTATTCATCATTTGGTTTTAACGATTTTATTGTTTGTTGTGGTTATAAGCAGTATTCTATTAAAAAGTTTTTCTCCGATTATTTCTTACATATGTCTGATCTCACATTCGATTTTAGCTCAGAGAATAAAATGACAATTCATTCAAACAATACTGAACCGTGGAAGGTAACCCTTATTGATACAGGACTAAATACAATGACTGGTGGCAGAGTAAAGCGTGTTAAAGATTATATTGGTGATGAAACATTTATGCTAACATATGGGGATGGTGTATCAGATGTTAATATTAGCGTACTTGTTGAATTTCACAAGAAGCATGGAAAATTAGCAACATTAACTGCAATACAGCCAGGTAGCAGATTTGGTACTATTCACATTTCTGATGAACACTCCATTGAGAGTTTTAAGGAGAAATCAATCGAAGATGGTGGTTGGATTAATGGTGGATTTATGGTTCTTGAACCTGAAATTATTGATTATATTGAAGACGATAATACAGTTCTCGAAAGAAAACCATTAGAAACACTCGCAAAAGAAGGAAACTTGAAAGCTTTTAGACATTATGGATTTTGGCAATGCATGGATACATTGAGAGACAAAGAATTGCTAGAAAAGATGTGGCTGGAAGGAAACGCTAAGTGGAAGGTTTGGTGA
- the rfbG gene encoding CDP-glucose 4,6-dehydratase, with amino-acid sequence MLEFYKDKKVFITGHTGFKGSWLTRILYLAGAEITGFALEPSKNLNLFDVIKQGIVFKSIVGDIRDLEFLKVSMEEASPEIVFHLAAQPLVRESYLNPHYTFETNIMGTVNLLEAIRSCHSVKSVVNITTDKVYENYEWEWGYRENDRLNGYDPYSNSKSCSELVTDSYRRSFFSSMNVNISTARAGNVIGGGDYADDRIIPDCIRAAQRGEEILIRNPYSIRPYQHVLESLNAYLMIAEKQYLDSEYQGSYNVGPNEVDCVSTGALAQIFCDVWGNNLMWKNVGENGPHEAKFLKLDSSKIRSRLHWEPKWNISKAIEKTVEWTKQIGSDANMLKVMDMQISDFFIKEMKDEELI; translated from the coding sequence ATGTTAGAATTTTATAAAGACAAAAAGGTTTTTATTACTGGACATACTGGATTTAAAGGCTCATGGTTAACTAGAATACTTTATTTAGCAGGAGCAGAGATTACAGGTTTTGCACTTGAACCTTCAAAAAACCTCAATTTATTTGATGTTATAAAACAAGGAATTGTATTTAAATCTATTGTAGGAGACATTCGTGATTTAGAATTCCTAAAAGTGTCAATGGAAGAAGCTAGTCCAGAAATAGTGTTTCATCTAGCAGCACAACCACTTGTTAGGGAATCATATCTAAATCCACATTATACATTTGAAACAAATATAATGGGGACAGTGAATTTGCTTGAGGCTATACGGAGCTGTCATTCTGTTAAGTCTGTTGTTAATATCACGACAGATAAAGTGTATGAAAACTATGAATGGGAATGGGGATACAGAGAAAACGACAGATTAAACGGATATGACCCTTATTCAAATAGCAAATCTTGTTCAGAGCTTGTTACTGATAGTTATAGACGATCTTTTTTTTCAAGTATGAATGTTAATATTTCAACTGCCAGGGCTGGAAATGTTATTGGTGGAGGTGATTATGCAGATGATAGAATAATACCTGATTGTATCCGTGCTGCACAAAGAGGGGAAGAAATACTTATTAGGAACCCTTACTCTATCAGACCATATCAGCACGTTTTAGAATCCCTTAATGCTTATTTGATGATTGCTGAAAAACAATATTTAGATTCCGAATATCAGGGAAGTTATAACGTAGGACCGAATGAGGTTGATTGCGTTTCTACGGGAGCTTTAGCGCAGATTTTTTGTGATGTTTGGGGAAATAATTTAATGTGGAAAAATGTTGGTGAAAACGGGCCTCATGAAGCAAAATTTTTAAAACTAGATAGTTCAAAGATTAGATCTAGATTACATTGGGAGCCGAAATGGAATATTAGCAAAGCAATAGAAAAAACAGTTGAATGGACAAAACAAATCGGTAGTGATGCTAATATGCTAAAAGTTATGGATATGCAAATCTCTGATTTTTTCATTAAAGAAATGAAAGATGAGGAATTAATATGA
- a CDS encoding NAD-dependent epimerase/dehydratase family protein codes for MKKAIITGATGFIGTYLVKELISHNVNVIAVLKDTETVMDKSIESYVYKTVYCDLANIVNLDQLIDDRDVDVFYHLAWQGSAGSSRTDVELQMQNVIWSVDSIKAAKKIGCKKYVGAGSIMEKETISAVYENNTHPGLGYIYGTGKLATHSITKSVASSLGIDHIWCMITNAYGPGEYSSRFINMTLRRIINRLSLDFTSATQNYDFIYVTDVASAFYHIGVQGIPFNNYVIGSLKAKPLKEFILEIKSEIAPRDTFNFGNIPYSGTNLLLKDFDASNLLEDTDFRPRISFREGIRKTFEWLIEVEKNDSKL; via the coding sequence ATGAAGAAAGCAATTATAACTGGTGCAACAGGGTTTATAGGTACTTATCTTGTTAAAGAATTAATCTCTCATAATGTAAATGTAATAGCAGTGTTAAAAGATACAGAAACGGTTATGGATAAATCTATTGAAAGTTATGTTTATAAAACTGTGTACTGTGATTTAGCTAATATAGTTAATTTAGATCAATTGATTGATGATAGAGATGTTGATGTATTCTACCATCTGGCATGGCAAGGGTCAGCTGGTAGTTCCAGAACAGATGTCGAATTACAAATGCAAAATGTAATTTGGTCTGTTGATAGTATAAAAGCAGCAAAAAAAATTGGGTGTAAAAAATATGTTGGAGCAGGTAGTATAATGGAAAAAGAAACTATTTCAGCGGTTTATGAAAATAACACACATCCGGGGTTAGGTTATATATACGGAACTGGAAAACTTGCAACTCACAGCATCACAAAATCGGTTGCTTCTAGTTTGGGAATTGATCATATTTGGTGTATGATTACAAATGCGTATGGACCAGGCGAATATTCATCTAGGTTTATTAATATGACTCTGAGAAGGATCATAAATCGCTTGAGTCTAGATTTCACTTCTGCAACCCAAAATTACGATTTTATTTATGTGACCGATGTAGCAAGTGCATTTTACCATATTGGGGTGCAAGGAATACCATTTAATAATTATGTTATAGGTAGTTTAAAAGCTAAGCCTTTAAAAGAGTTCATATTAGAAATAAAATCGGAAATTGCTCCACGAGACACTTTTAATTTTGGAAACATTCCTTATTCAGGTACAAATTTATTATTAAAAGACTTTGATGCAAGTAATCTACTTGAGGATACGGACTTTAGACCAAGAATATCTTTTAGAGAAGGAATAAGAAAAACTTTTGAATGGTTAATCGAGGTAGAAAAAAATGATTCAAAACTTTAA
- a CDS encoding glycosyltransferase family 8 protein yields MPINIVYSTSELYSECTGISIFSLLKNNNEIDEMDIYILETKLSFNSKSKILQIGNLFSRRIIFVDAQDEFNQYTTKLKFKYLRGSYNTYARVMLNAWFSHLDKVLLIDSDTLVIGSIKELWDTNIEKHLIGAVPEIAVYSQFSTNESSDIVSSSSPYFNMGIVLINLKLWRDRNIDKYIEDMVSKYNKDFLIADQSILNYTINQDIYRLHLKYNYYSSVHAVNYSTIRKNFCKKEIFSLHEFEDARKNPIILHFIGHPFERPWYRGNASYYNNIYQKYRLETPWANDKLRKIPRAKNILFALYDKTTYILLKLHMYKTAHWYRYIIAQKWKNKLKTHR; encoded by the coding sequence ATGCCAATAAATATTGTCTACTCTACAAGTGAATTATATTCAGAATGTACAGGGATATCAATTTTCTCATTGTTAAAAAACAATAATGAGATTGATGAAATGGATATATATATCTTGGAGACGAAATTGAGCTTCAATAGTAAAAGTAAAATACTTCAAATTGGGAATTTATTTAGTAGAAGAATCATATTTGTTGATGCACAAGACGAATTCAATCAATACACTACTAAATTAAAGTTTAAATATTTGCGTGGATCATATAATACATATGCCCGCGTCATGTTGAACGCATGGTTCAGTCATCTTGATAAAGTGTTATTGATTGACTCTGATACACTTGTTATTGGGTCAATAAAAGAATTATGGGATACTAACATTGAGAAACATCTTATTGGCGCGGTTCCTGAAATCGCTGTATATTCTCAATTTAGTACCAACGAATCCTCAGATATTGTTTCCAGTAGTTCTCCATATTTTAACATGGGAATAGTATTAATTAATTTAAAACTTTGGAGAGACAGAAATATTGACAAGTATATAGAAGATATGGTATCAAAATATAATAAGGATTTTCTGATTGCTGACCAATCAATCTTAAATTACACTATCAATCAAGACATATATAGGTTGCACTTAAAGTATAATTATTACTCATCCGTACATGCTGTAAATTATAGTACAATTAGAAAAAATTTTTGCAAGAAGGAGATATTTTCTTTACATGAATTTGAGGATGCAAGAAAAAACCCAATAATCCTCCATTTTATTGGACATCCGTTTGAAAGACCATGGTATAGAGGTAACGCATCATATTATAATAATATTTATCAGAAATATCGCCTAGAAACGCCTTGGGCCAATGATAAATTGAGGAAAATACCTAGAGCTAAAAATATTTTGTTCGCATTATATGACAAAACTACATATATTTTACTCAAATTACATATGTACAAGACTGCACACTGGTATAGGTACATTATTGCCCAAAAATGGAAGAACAAATTAAAAACTCATAGATAG
- a CDS encoding Gfo/Idh/MocA family oxidoreductase codes for MIVGLGSMGKRRIRLLQRFDKNLVLIGVDTNKTRRENVSENFKILTVSSMEKALELISVHYAFVCTSPLTHADIISFCLKNKVHVFSELNLVIDKYDENISISHDNEKTLFLSSTMLYRAEIMKLKEIVGEHKKRFNYTYHVGQYLPDWHPWENYMEYFVSDKRSNACREIFAIELPWIIDTFGEITNFYVVKNKISTLKIDYDDNYLLIIEHETGHKGTITVDVVSRKPVRNLEVFSEDIYLTWNGTPEGLAQYDPVNKTQSTISLYKDVDKLDGYSDFVVENAYLDEIVDFFTQVRQKTIPRYDFEKDKLILQLIDKIEGLS; via the coding sequence ATGATTGTTGGACTGGGATCAATGGGTAAAAGAAGAATAAGATTATTACAAAGATTTGACAAAAATTTAGTATTAATAGGTGTTGATACAAATAAAACACGCAGAGAAAATGTCAGTGAGAATTTTAAAATTTTGACAGTATCAAGTATGGAAAAAGCTTTAGAACTTATTAGTGTTCACTATGCTTTTGTTTGCACATCTCCACTAACACATGCAGATATAATCAGTTTTTGTTTAAAAAATAAAGTACATGTGTTTTCTGAATTGAACCTTGTAATAGATAAATATGATGAGAATATTAGTATTTCACATGATAACGAAAAAACGCTTTTTTTATCTTCGACTATGCTTTATCGAGCCGAGATAATGAAACTAAAAGAAATAGTTGGAGAACATAAGAAAAGATTTAATTATACATATCATGTTGGGCAGTATTTACCTGATTGGCATCCTTGGGAAAACTATATGGAATATTTTGTTAGTGATAAAAGATCGAATGCATGCAGAGAAATATTTGCAATTGAGTTGCCTTGGATAATAGACACTTTTGGGGAAATAACTAATTTTTATGTTGTGAAAAATAAGATATCCACTTTGAAGATTGATTATGATGATAATTATTTATTAATCATTGAACATGAAACTGGGCATAAAGGAACGATTACTGTTGATGTTGTATCTAGAAAACCTGTTAGAAATCTGGAGGTTTTTAGTGAGGATATTTATCTCACATGGAATGGAACTCCAGAAGGACTAGCTCAATATGATCCTGTGAATAAAACTCAATCAACTATCAGTTTATACAAAGATGTGGATAAATTGGATGGGTATTCAGATTTCGTAGTTGAAAATGCCTACTTAGATGAAATTGTGGATTTCTTTACACAAGTCAGACAAAAAACTATACCAAGATATGACTTTGAGAAAGATAAATTAATATTACAATTAATTGATAAAATAGAGGGGCTTTCATGA